A genome region from Tolypothrix sp. PCC 7712 includes the following:
- a CDS encoding ABC transporter ATP-binding protein — protein MKSVVDAPNFQLNTPDAPPVVFTSELRKVYRTGFWMHQKVTSLKNCSLTVHQGETFGLLGPNGAGKTTLLKLLLGIIRPTSGRGLLLGKPLGDRSVKQYIGYLPENPYLYDYLTGWEFLQLAAGIFQIPQHIQRQRIPELLELVGLSQADARKKQMRRYSKGMLQRVGMAQALINDPNVIFLDEPMSGLDPVGRYQMREIILKLKAAGKTIFFNSHILSEVEILCDRVAILAQGELICTGSFHELLGDSSIYEVKGIGGNGDILERWLPNVVFKADGSWQGTLQQDNYYDFLASLRLMGGQIMAMNLSRLSLEEFFMQQIRHKHNLSH, from the coding sequence ATGAAGTCTGTTGTAGACGCTCCTAACTTTCAGCTAAATACCCCTGACGCACCACCCGTAGTCTTCACTTCTGAGTTGCGGAAAGTCTACCGTACTGGGTTTTGGATGCATCAAAAAGTTACATCCCTCAAAAATTGTTCTTTAACTGTTCACCAAGGGGAAACTTTTGGGTTACTAGGGCCCAATGGTGCGGGGAAAACCACTCTGTTAAAACTTTTACTAGGAATTATCCGCCCTACCTCTGGCAGGGGATTATTACTAGGTAAACCATTAGGCGATCGCAGTGTTAAGCAATATATTGGCTACCTGCCAGAAAATCCCTATTTGTATGACTATCTCACTGGCTGGGAATTTCTGCAGCTAGCGGCGGGAATATTCCAAATTCCCCAACATATTCAACGCCAACGCATTCCCGAACTCTTAGAATTAGTCGGTTTATCTCAGGCTGATGCACGCAAAAAACAGATGCGTCGCTATTCCAAGGGTATGTTACAACGCGTTGGTATGGCTCAGGCACTGATCAACGATCCCAATGTGATATTTCTAGATGAGCCGATGTCTGGTCTCGATCCTGTAGGTCGCTACCAAATGCGGGAAATTATTTTAAAACTCAAAGCCGCAGGTAAGACAATTTTCTTCAACAGCCATATTCTTAGTGAAGTTGAAATATTATGCGATCGCGTTGCCATTCTCGCTCAAGGGGAATTAATCTGTACTGGTTCCTTCCATGAACTATTAGGCGACTCCAGCATATATGAAGTTAAAGGTATAGGCGGTAACGGTGACATTTTAGAGAGATGGTTACCTAATGTAGTGTTTAAAGCTGATGGTTCTTGGCAAGGCACACTACAACAAGACAATTACTATGATTTTTTAGCGAGTCTCCGTCTCATGGGAGGACAAATTATGGCGATGAATTTGTCGCGCCTCTCTCTTGAAGAGTTTTTTATGCAACAGATTCGACATAAACATAATTTGTCTCACTAA
- a CDS encoding SLBB domain-containing protein, with amino-acid sequence MLNTGLLKILTQSIMGVVVLTAVNVAAPSASQAQGQPVSPNRRPVLPNAQFTTPTTAPTTPPAAPSVSSVIDTNYLLGGGDLIRVNVFEVPEYTGEYQVPPGGSINLPLIGSVSVLGLTTEQAADLISEKYTRYLKRPLISVNLLSPRPINIFVAGEVTRPGAYTLNLQGGAGNNPGVQYPTVLAALTTAEGVTLAADVTKVQLRRKVGRTGEQTVTLNLKQFIQTGTIGQDITLRDGDTIVVPTATTFNVAEARNLFAANFAADPTKPRTVAVIGEVNRPGSYLVTQGSTEGQNGGATGTGFPTLTRSIQLAGGITPQADIRNLKIRRPTRTGTEQTIDINLWQLLQSGDVNQDVIVQDGDTIVIPTATEINPAEATQLATTTLSPTVIQVGVVGEVKRPGSVDLKPNSSLNQALLAAGGFNDARAKSGAVDLIRLNPNGTVTKRVVQVDFSKGINEQTNPILRNNDVVVVSRNGTAQAGDTLGVIFNPIGTVFGILRTIFSGF; translated from the coding sequence ATGCTTAATACAGGTTTGCTTAAAATCCTCACTCAGTCAATTATGGGTGTGGTTGTGTTAACGGCTGTTAATGTTGCTGCGCCATCTGCCAGTCAAGCTCAGGGACAACCGGTATCACCGAATAGAAGACCAGTATTACCTAATGCTCAGTTCACAACACCTACTACAGCACCAACTACACCACCTGCAGCGCCATCTGTATCATCTGTTATAGATACTAATTATTTATTAGGCGGCGGCGACCTGATACGGGTAAACGTATTTGAAGTCCCAGAATATACGGGTGAATACCAAGTTCCCCCTGGTGGCTCGATTAACTTACCCTTAATTGGCAGTGTCTCAGTTCTCGGGCTAACTACCGAACAGGCCGCTGATTTAATTAGCGAAAAATACACGCGCTATCTGAAACGTCCTCTAATTTCCGTTAACCTGCTATCACCACGCCCCATCAATATTTTCGTAGCAGGGGAAGTTACACGCCCAGGAGCTTACACTCTCAACTTACAGGGAGGCGCAGGAAACAATCCCGGTGTACAATACCCAACTGTATTAGCAGCCCTGACCACAGCCGAAGGCGTAACACTCGCAGCCGATGTCACTAAAGTGCAGTTGCGACGCAAGGTAGGCAGAACTGGCGAGCAAACAGTAACGCTGAATTTAAAACAATTTATCCAAACAGGCACAATTGGGCAGGATATTACCTTAAGAGATGGAGATACCATCGTTGTACCTACTGCCACTACTTTTAACGTAGCAGAAGCACGCAATTTGTTTGCAGCTAACTTTGCTGCCGACCCTACAAAACCACGCACCGTAGCAGTAATTGGGGAAGTTAACCGTCCTGGTTCTTATCTTGTTACTCAAGGTAGTACAGAAGGACAAAATGGTGGAGCTACTGGTACTGGTTTCCCAACTCTCACACGGTCAATTCAACTAGCTGGGGGAATTACACCACAAGCTGATATTCGCAATCTGAAAATCCGCCGCCCCACCAGAACTGGAACAGAACAAACTATAGATATCAATCTTTGGCAACTGTTGCAGAGTGGCGATGTTAACCAAGATGTAATTGTGCAAGATGGAGATACAATTGTTATCCCCACAGCAACTGAGATTAACCCCGCAGAAGCGACTCAATTAGCAACTACTACTTTGTCTCCCACAGTTATTCAAGTTGGTGTAGTAGGCGAAGTTAAAAGACCCGGCTCTGTAGACCTGAAGCCAAATAGTTCATTAAACCAAGCATTGCTAGCTGCTGGTGGATTTAACGATGCTAGAGCGAAAAGCGGTGCTGTAGATTTGATTCGCTTGAATCCCAATGGAACTGTAACCAAACGTGTAGTACAAGTAGATTTCTCCAAAGGAATCAACGAGCAAACTAATCCTATACTTCGCAATAACGATGTGGTCGTAGTCAGCCGCAATGGTACAGCTCAGGCTGGTGATACCCTGGGTGTGATATTCAATCCTATAGGTACTGTTTTCGGGATTCTTAGAACTATCTTCTCTGGATTTTAG